A DNA window from Novosphingobium sp. RL4 contains the following coding sequences:
- the hpaI gene encoding 4-hydroxy-2-oxoheptanedioate aldolase: MNSFKNSIANHKPQIGFWQALASPYTAEISAGAGFDWLLIDGEHAPNDIPLILAQLQAVAPYPVEAVVRPPVGDPVIIKQLLDIGARSLLVPMVESAEQAELIVRATRYPPHGIRGVGSAIGRASRWNRHATYLHDAADEICVLLQVESRAGLEALDAIAATPGVDGVFLGPSDLAAALGHLGNPAHPEVQEAIETGIARILAAGKAAGILIADQGLARRYLELGASFVAVGTDVTVLARGAEALARAFQIDAKPKEATGAQVY; the protein is encoded by the coding sequence ATGAACTCTTTCAAAAATTCGATCGCCAATCACAAGCCGCAGATCGGCTTCTGGCAGGCACTAGCCTCGCCCTACACCGCCGAGATCAGCGCAGGTGCCGGCTTCGACTGGCTGCTGATCGATGGCGAGCACGCGCCCAACGACATTCCGCTGATCCTTGCGCAGCTCCAAGCAGTGGCCCCCTACCCGGTCGAAGCCGTAGTTCGGCCGCCGGTTGGCGATCCGGTGATCATCAAACAGTTGCTCGACATCGGCGCGCGCAGCCTGCTCGTCCCTATGGTGGAGAGCGCCGAGCAAGCTGAGCTGATCGTACGCGCGACGCGCTATCCCCCACATGGCATCCGGGGCGTCGGCTCGGCAATCGGTCGCGCCAGTCGGTGGAATCGGCACGCCACCTATCTGCACGACGCTGCAGATGAGATCTGCGTTCTTCTCCAGGTCGAATCCCGTGCAGGCCTTGAAGCTTTGGACGCCATCGCCGCCACACCCGGGGTCGACGGCGTGTTCCTCGGCCCATCGGACCTGGCGGCTGCTCTGGGCCACCTCGGAAACCCGGCACACCCCGAAGTGCAGGAGGCGATCGAAACGGGGATCGCACGCATTCTCGCCGCAGGTAAAGCTGCAGGGATCCTAATTGCCGACCAGGGTCTGGCCCGACGCTATCTCGAACTGGGTGCCTCATTCGTTGCTGTCGGAACGGATGTGACGGTTCTCGCGCGCGGCGCGGAGGCGCTGGCACGCGCGTTCCAGATCGATGCGAAGCCCAAGGAAGCCACAGGAGCGCAAGTCTACTGA
- a CDS encoding DUF1772 domain-containing protein — protein MPLIFKILAVTGSAMFAGVMLAIGVILGSYWKGLPPAIFLDWFAANNHLVARAIPLVLLPALVGIAGMLVIEWSNPAVRNIWLASAACLLIVLLLTATLFVPANSAFAAKTVPLDQVRHKLDVWLGLHTVRIAFACISAVLGVWAVSR, from the coding sequence ATGCCACTCATTTTCAAAATCCTCGCCGTCACGGGCAGCGCCATGTTCGCCGGCGTCATGTTGGCAATCGGTGTGATCCTGGGGAGCTATTGGAAAGGCCTGCCGCCCGCGATCTTTCTCGACTGGTTCGCCGCCAACAATCACCTGGTGGCTCGCGCGATTCCGCTCGTGCTTTTGCCGGCGCTGGTAGGCATCGCCGGAATGCTGGTAATCGAATGGAGCAATCCTGCCGTGCGCAACATTTGGCTCGCATCGGCCGCATGCCTACTCATCGTACTGCTTTTGACCGCCACGCTATTCGTTCCAGCCAATTCCGCATTCGCCGCAAAAACCGTGCCGTTGGATCAGGTTCGCCATAAACTCGACGTCTGGCTTGGCCTTCATACTGTGCGGATCGCATTTGCCTGTATTTCTGCCGTGCTCGGTGTTTGGGCCGTCAGCCGGTAA
- a CDS encoding NAD(P)-dependent alcohol dehydrogenase, translating to MCTQPDTQHSLAALLRTHHGKFEFAECELEAPRDTEVLIRIVATGMCHTDLAVRDGVLPTPLPAVLGHEGAGVVLAVGDKVESVAPGDHVVLTFLPCASCPQCLRGAPAACERIGPLNFGGARADGSHALTRNGEPFSDRFFGQSSFATLALADARNVVKVRKDAPLELLGPLGCGIQTGAGTVLNALRVGPGNSFAVFGGGAVGLSALMAAKLAGATKTFVVDRVRARLDLARELGATHVLHPDDGDVAARLRELSDGGVEFSLDTTGHPAVIRTAVEVLRPTGTCAFVGASRPGTELTFDANDFMNNNKRLMGVIEGASNPQLFIPQLVDLYLQGSFPFDKLVRFYDFLKINQAAADSESGETIKPILRMTSKGSEGAQ from the coding sequence GTGTGCACGCAACCCGATACACAACACAGTCTCGCCGCGCTTCTGCGCACGCATCATGGGAAATTCGAGTTTGCTGAATGCGAGCTCGAAGCGCCCCGCGATACCGAGGTGTTGATCAGAATTGTTGCCACCGGCATGTGTCACACGGACCTCGCCGTCCGCGACGGCGTCCTTCCAACCCCCTTGCCGGCCGTGCTTGGTCACGAAGGAGCCGGCGTCGTCCTTGCGGTTGGCGACAAAGTCGAATCGGTCGCCCCTGGCGATCATGTCGTCCTGACCTTTCTTCCCTGCGCCAGCTGCCCGCAATGTCTGCGGGGGGCGCCGGCGGCATGCGAGAGGATCGGGCCGCTCAATTTCGGCGGTGCCCGCGCGGATGGCAGTCATGCCCTCACGCGGAATGGCGAACCCTTCTCCGACCGCTTTTTCGGACAGTCTTCATTTGCGACTCTCGCGCTCGCGGATGCCCGCAATGTGGTCAAGGTTCGCAAGGACGCACCGCTGGAGTTGCTTGGCCCCTTGGGCTGCGGAATCCAGACCGGCGCCGGCACGGTTCTCAATGCGCTTCGTGTTGGTCCGGGGAACAGTTTTGCAGTCTTTGGGGGCGGCGCGGTTGGCCTGAGCGCACTCATGGCCGCCAAACTTGCCGGCGCCACCAAGACCTTTGTCGTCGATCGTGTGCGGGCACGCCTCGATCTTGCCCGCGAACTGGGCGCAACCCACGTACTTCATCCGGACGACGGCGACGTAGCGGCAAGGCTGCGCGAGCTTTCGGACGGCGGGGTTGAATTCAGCCTCGATACGACGGGGCATCCAGCGGTAATCCGTACGGCCGTCGAGGTCCTGCGCCCAACCGGCACCTGCGCATTCGTCGGCGCTTCGCGGCCGGGCACCGAACTGACTTTCGATGCGAACGACTTCATGAACAACAATAAGCGCCTGATGGGAGTGATCGAAGGCGCCAGCAATCCGCAGCTGTTCATCCCGCAGCTCGTGGACCTCTACCTGCAAGGCAGCTTTCCCTTCGACAAGCTCGTGCGCTTCTATGACTTCCTAAAGATCAACCAGGCAGCGGCCGACAGCGAATCCGGCGAGACGATCAAACCGATCCTGCGCATGACGTCTAAGGGTAGCGAGGGAGCTCAGTGA
- a CDS encoding MarR family winged helix-turn-helix transcriptional regulator → MNERNREARGEAFTELILGLMRANNVTLTWGDRLVAPFGLTSARWQILGAIALSDQARPVAWIARDLGSNRQNVQRIVNDLNKEGLVTFEPNPHHRRANLVVLTPKGQSAYAAALAEYNPRVNTLANGMTISEIRLASQVLSKLRAKLEQELDAVAPTQAS, encoded by the coding sequence GTGAACGAACGAAATCGAGAAGCCAGGGGAGAAGCTTTCACCGAGCTGATCCTGGGGCTGATGCGGGCCAACAATGTCACCTTGACTTGGGGGGACAGGCTCGTCGCACCTTTTGGTCTCACAAGTGCGCGCTGGCAGATACTTGGCGCTATCGCGCTTTCAGATCAGGCTCGGCCTGTCGCATGGATCGCACGGGACTTGGGATCGAACCGGCAAAACGTGCAGCGGATCGTCAACGATCTCAACAAGGAAGGCTTGGTCACCTTCGAGCCCAATCCTCATCATCGCAGAGCCAATCTCGTGGTGCTGACCCCAAAGGGGCAATCCGCCTATGCTGCCGCGCTGGCCGAATACAATCCCAGGGTAAATACCCTGGCGAACGGCATGACGATCTCTGAAATTCGGTTGGCGAGCCAGGTTCTATCAAAGCTTCGCGCAAAGCTCGAACAGGAGCTTGACGCTGTCGCCCCAACGCAGGCGTCCTGA
- the hpaH gene encoding 2-oxo-hept-4-ene-1,7-dioate hydratase, with protein sequence MLRAALALEEAERSQVQIPLLSEDHPGMTLDDAYAIQSAWMQLKNESGDGVVGWKIGLTSKAMQSALSIDIPDSGVLLESMVFGNGADIAADRFIQPRIEAEIAFVMKAPLVGAEVSAEEILAATDYVAPALEILDTRITRKDPRSGQLRRVFDTISDNAANGGIVLGDPVRDFHNLDLRWVGAIVSRNGEVEETGLGAGVLDDPLLSVSWLAARLAAYGGRIEAGQIVLAGSFIRPVEAPPGSKIVGDFGTFGRVECNFLP encoded by the coding sequence GTGCTCCGAGCCGCTCTCGCGCTCGAAGAGGCCGAGCGCAGCCAGGTTCAGATCCCGCTTCTCAGCGAGGATCATCCGGGCATGACCCTCGACGATGCCTATGCGATCCAGTCCGCCTGGATGCAGCTCAAAAATGAGTCCGGCGACGGTGTCGTGGGGTGGAAGATCGGCCTGACTTCCAAGGCCATGCAATCGGCGCTTTCGATCGACATCCCGGATTCGGGCGTTCTGCTCGAGAGCATGGTGTTCGGAAATGGCGCCGACATCGCGGCAGACCGCTTCATTCAGCCGCGTATCGAGGCGGAAATTGCGTTCGTGATGAAAGCGCCTCTGGTCGGCGCCGAAGTGAGCGCGGAAGAGATTCTTGCTGCGACCGACTATGTCGCCCCCGCGCTCGAAATCCTCGATACGCGGATTACCCGCAAGGACCCCCGGAGTGGCCAGCTCCGCCGTGTCTTCGACACGATATCCGATAACGCCGCGAACGGGGGAATCGTCCTGGGCGACCCCGTGCGCGATTTCCATAACCTCGACTTGCGCTGGGTCGGCGCCATCGTCTCGCGCAACGGTGAGGTGGAGGAAACCGGGCTCGGCGCCGGCGTGCTCGATGACCCCTTGCTTTCGGTGTCCTGGCTTGCGGCCAGACTGGCTGCCTACGGCGGTCGTATCGAGGCAGGACAAATCGTTCTGGCAGGCTCGTTTATCCGGCCGGTCGAGGCTCCACCCGGCAGCAAGATCGTCGGCGACTTCGGTACGTTTGGCCGGGTCGAGTGCAACTTCCTGCCCTGA
- a CDS encoding cupin domain-containing protein — MTNSIFVEGTGALPERDEPWEPVVIPKEDIDAEIARLAALPRPANGRRRSYFVHPRNKKSRGLAPGIEVALDVLLPGEETITFRQNSTQVNFVIRGEGETEISGRLRSTKLHDVWNTPSMRVYRHRNTGDDIYVRLTYSNGALLDMMNIHIVEENPAPAPRASHDESEGEVEDARKKSPYGTFPLNDEGAWMMPYELLINPPSVQSPALYWPWDEVKEHLDKLEALGKDYIGRRLYLLYNPMTGRTNGTTPNFFATMTVRPPKIVDRPHRHSSAAVNYYFSGSGRSTVEGKTYEWKSGDLMLSAPGWAVHNHASFDEPVYELTIQDQPLNIAMESLLWQESLKEPPALLGAEEGFATNRADAAA, encoded by the coding sequence ATGACCAACAGCATTTTCGTCGAAGGTACCGGCGCACTCCCCGAGCGCGATGAACCGTGGGAGCCGGTCGTCATTCCCAAGGAAGACATCGACGCCGAAATCGCCCGCCTGGCCGCACTTCCGCGCCCTGCCAACGGGCGGCGTCGCTCCTACTTCGTGCATCCGCGCAACAAGAAGTCGCGCGGCCTGGCCCCCGGCATCGAAGTGGCGCTCGACGTTCTCCTGCCCGGAGAGGAAACGATCACTTTCCGCCAGAATTCGACCCAGGTGAACTTCGTGATCCGCGGTGAAGGGGAAACCGAGATCTCAGGACGTCTTCGTTCCACGAAGCTTCACGACGTATGGAACACGCCGTCGATGCGCGTTTATCGCCACCGCAATACCGGCGACGACATCTACGTGCGCCTGACCTATTCGAACGGCGCGCTGCTCGACATGATGAACATCCACATCGTCGAGGAAAACCCGGCACCCGCGCCGCGTGCCAGCCATGACGAGAGCGAAGGTGAAGTCGAGGACGCTCGCAAGAAGAGCCCCTACGGCACCTTCCCTCTCAACGACGAGGGCGCATGGATGATGCCCTACGAGCTGCTGATCAATCCGCCATCGGTCCAGAGCCCCGCGCTCTACTGGCCCTGGGACGAGGTCAAGGAGCATCTCGACAAGCTCGAAGCCCTCGGCAAGGATTACATCGGTCGTCGTCTCTATCTGCTCTACAACCCGATGACCGGCCGCACCAACGGCACCACGCCGAACTTCTTCGCGACCATGACGGTTCGCCCGCCGAAAATCGTCGATCGTCCGCACCGCCACTCTTCGGCAGCGGTAAACTACTATTTCTCGGGTTCCGGCCGTTCGACCGTCGAAGGCAAGACCTACGAATGGAAGTCTGGCGACCTTATGCTTTCGGCGCCTGGTTGGGCCGTTCACAACCACGCTTCGTTCGACGAGCCTGTGTACGAGTTGACCATCCAGGATCAGCCGCTCAACATCGCGATGGAATCGTTGCTCTGGCAGGAAAGCCTCAAGGAACCGCCGGCATTGCTGGGGGCAGAGGAAGGCTTCGCCACCAATCGCGCGGATGCGGCGGCCTGA
- a CDS encoding LysR family transcriptional regulator, which produces MDVRQLRYFVALADELNFTRAAARCNVSQPPLSRAIRQLEGELGATLFERDTHHVRLTAAGASLAGDARRILELLEETGDRVRKVAIGLRGTLTVGFGGSTVYSFWPRLIRAFKTQAPDVDIVFKAMPVLEQLEALRGGTIDAGLIRLPVLDELVETIPVYEEPLAVALPSQHPLLETSGAIEISALADSRFVTYEARRGFNFQSDLHALCRFAKFEPRVVHEAPSTEAVVGIVSCGEGVAIVPASAERLRMRGVAFRPLDGTGMPPQLTSVAFGLAWRRGASSAVVAEFVASARDVAQSKSRPSG; this is translated from the coding sequence ATGGATGTCCGGCAACTTCGCTACTTCGTGGCGCTCGCAGACGAATTGAATTTCACTCGCGCCGCAGCGCGCTGCAACGTCTCGCAGCCGCCGCTAAGCCGTGCGATCCGGCAGCTGGAAGGCGAACTTGGGGCAACGCTCTTTGAGCGGGACACGCATCATGTTCGGCTAACTGCGGCAGGGGCCAGTCTTGCAGGCGATGCCCGGCGCATTCTCGAACTGTTGGAAGAGACCGGTGATCGAGTGCGCAAAGTGGCCATTGGTTTGCGCGGAACATTGACGGTCGGGTTCGGCGGATCGACAGTCTATTCGTTCTGGCCGCGACTGATCCGTGCTTTCAAGACGCAGGCGCCGGATGTCGACATCGTGTTCAAGGCGATGCCTGTTCTTGAACAGCTTGAGGCGCTGCGCGGCGGCACCATAGACGCTGGCCTGATCCGTCTCCCGGTACTGGACGAACTTGTTGAGACAATACCTGTCTACGAAGAACCCCTGGCCGTTGCCTTGCCGTCCCAGCATCCGCTGCTCGAGACATCGGGAGCTATCGAAATCTCCGCGCTCGCGGACAGCAGGTTCGTCACGTACGAGGCGCGCCGCGGCTTCAACTTTCAGTCGGACCTGCACGCGCTTTGTCGGTTCGCCAAATTCGAGCCTCGCGTCGTGCATGAGGCACCTTCTACCGAGGCGGTAGTCGGGATCGTATCGTGCGGGGAGGGCGTTGCGATTGTGCCCGCTTCGGCAGAACGACTGAGGATGCGCGGCGTGGCGTTCCGTCCGCTCGACGGCACTGGTATGCCTCCGCAGTTGACGTCCGTGGCATTTGGATTGGCGTGGCGGCGCGGTGCCTCATCTGCGGTCGTGGCAGAATTCGTGGCCTCGGCGCGGGATGTAGCGCAGAGCAAATCGAGACCCTCAGGTTAG
- a CDS encoding RNA polymerase sigma factor translates to MRLKIDDDYSCGPTGIDEGDPLPPEDRVLPRRSDWLDRLYRAQRDKLLRFARRHTRPDQAPDVIQQLFLRLATRQNGELKVERPDAYLRQATINLIRNDARYAERRSVNLHVCADDVPLIGTDAVAAYEARDMLARLEAIVAGLAPRTREIFLAHRIDGFTYGEIAARTGLSVKTVEKHMSRAIGHVTRHLEP, encoded by the coding sequence ATGCGCCTGAAGATAGATGACGATTACTCGTGCGGTCCTACCGGAATTGACGAAGGCGATCCCTTGCCGCCTGAAGATCGCGTCTTGCCTCGCAGGTCCGATTGGCTTGACCGCCTTTACCGGGCGCAGCGCGACAAGCTCCTGCGCTTCGCGCGGCGGCATACCCGTCCCGACCAGGCGCCCGACGTCATTCAACAACTCTTTCTGCGCCTTGCCACCAGGCAAAACGGGGAATTGAAAGTGGAAAGGCCTGACGCCTACTTGCGGCAAGCAACTATCAATCTGATCCGCAATGATGCGCGCTATGCGGAGCGTCGCTCCGTCAATCTGCACGTCTGCGCCGATGACGTCCCGTTGATAGGAACAGATGCCGTTGCTGCCTACGAGGCGCGGGACATGCTTGCACGGCTTGAAGCGATCGTTGCAGGATTGGCCCCGCGTACGCGCGAGATATTTCTCGCGCACCGGATCGACGGATTTACATATGGCGAGATCGCGGCGCGAACCGGTCTCAGTGTGAAGACCGTCGAGAAGCATATGAGCCGGGCGATCGGGCACGTGACCCGGCATCTGGAGCCGTGA
- a CDS encoding aldehyde dehydrogenase family protein has protein sequence MTTVTSSYDGFDGQFIGGRWTAGRLGRAATIRNPYTRETVAEIQLANSDDVDAAFRAAKAAQAAWAKTGPTERIDMFRRVLAIVEARRDEIVGWIIRESGSTFMKAQAEWMAVRGGLIEALTLPPRVEGRIMPIDAADKDSFVFREPLGVVGVISPWNFPMHLSHRTIAPALAVGNAVVVKPALETPITGGLLLAKIYEEAGLPEGLLNVVVGDVPDIADTFVLHPLVNLLSFTGSTPTGRRVAQMATAAPQIKHVGLELGGNAPLIVLADADLEKAASAAVFARFLHSGQICMSANRLIVEAPIYDDFVDLFVAKTKKLKVGDPSDPQTLIGPLISERQRDAALQRITEGRSAGFAERLKGEIDGLVVPPHVFSEVDNESAFAQAEQFAPIASIIRAEDEYDAVRLANATQYGLASSVFTGDVWRGLRIARHIEAGMTHVNDIPIQDSPFNMFGGEKNSGLGRFNGGWGIEELTRDHWVTCRTTPPSFPV, from the coding sequence ATGACGACGGTAACCTCCTCCTACGACGGCTTCGACGGGCAATTCATTGGCGGCCGATGGACTGCCGGACGGCTTGGGCGCGCAGCGACTATCCGCAACCCCTATACCCGCGAAACCGTCGCTGAAATCCAGCTCGCCAACTCCGACGATGTCGACGCAGCCTTTCGGGCCGCCAAAGCAGCGCAGGCCGCGTGGGCCAAAACGGGGCCAACAGAGCGCATCGATATGTTCCGCCGGGTTCTTGCGATCGTCGAGGCACGCCGCGACGAGATCGTGGGATGGATCATCCGGGAATCCGGCAGCACCTTCATGAAGGCGCAAGCAGAATGGATGGCCGTTCGCGGCGGGCTGATCGAAGCGCTCACCCTGCCCCCTCGCGTCGAGGGGCGGATCATGCCGATCGACGCCGCCGACAAGGACAGTTTCGTATTCCGTGAGCCGTTGGGCGTCGTGGGTGTCATCAGCCCATGGAATTTCCCGATGCACCTCTCGCATCGAACGATTGCGCCAGCTCTTGCTGTTGGAAACGCTGTCGTCGTGAAACCGGCGCTGGAGACACCGATCACCGGCGGATTGCTGCTGGCCAAAATCTACGAGGAAGCCGGCTTACCCGAAGGGCTGCTTAACGTCGTCGTCGGCGACGTACCCGACATCGCCGACACATTCGTCCTGCACCCGCTGGTCAACCTGCTATCGTTCACGGGCTCGACACCGACCGGCCGCAGGGTTGCGCAAATGGCTACCGCGGCTCCGCAGATCAAACATGTTGGACTTGAATTGGGCGGAAATGCGCCTCTCATCGTCCTCGCGGATGCCGACCTCGAGAAGGCGGCAAGTGCTGCCGTGTTTGCGCGCTTCCTCCACAGCGGCCAGATATGCATGAGCGCAAATCGATTGATCGTCGAAGCGCCGATTTACGACGACTTCGTCGACCTGTTCGTTGCCAAAACAAAGAAGCTCAAAGTGGGCGACCCAAGCGATCCCCAGACACTGATCGGTCCTCTGATTAGTGAGCGGCAGCGCGACGCGGCGCTGCAGCGGATCACCGAGGGACGTTCTGCGGGATTTGCAGAGCGTCTGAAGGGAGAGATCGACGGCCTCGTAGTACCTCCGCACGTATTTTCTGAGGTAGACAACGAGAGCGCGTTTGCTCAGGCCGAACAATTTGCGCCTATTGCCTCGATCATAAGGGCCGAGGACGAATACGACGCCGTACGGCTCGCGAACGCAACTCAATATGGACTGGCGAGCTCCGTCTTCACGGGGGACGTGTGGCGAGGTCTTCGGATCGCGCGCCACATCGAGGCAGGCATGACGCACGTCAACGACATCCCGATTCAGGATAGCCCCTTCAATATGTTCGGCGGTGAAAAGAACAGCGGGCTCGGCCGTTTCAACGGGGGCTGGGGGATCGAAGAGCTGACACGCGATCACTGGGTCACCTGCCGGACGACACCGCCTAGCTTCCCCGTTTGA
- a CDS encoding ornithine cyclodeaminase family protein, producing the protein MSDPIWITEQDVVELLSLPEAIDALRVGLAEEAAGHATNMVKTHVIWGGHATLHAIGAVFEGKGFAGTKTWAHTEGGAMPLLVLIDSNDGSVRAIIEAFALGQMRTGGISGVATDLLARPDARRMAMIGAGKQSLAQIAAVAAVRPLDRVAVWSPTPAKREALAAKTEDALGIETIAASTLGEALDGADIITAATRATAPFLTSEMLARGVHLNAVGAITPERAEFDPALLSRATVTAADSVPQVRKLSREFIEAYGSDEAKWQGIRSLGSLVGDAASRPADADLTVFKAMGMGISDLSLGLAIFERAVARGLGRPIPRPTRAAPRLKR; encoded by the coding sequence ATGAGCGATCCGATCTGGATCACCGAACAGGACGTCGTTGAACTGCTTTCGCTTCCCGAAGCGATTGACGCACTGAGGGTCGGGCTTGCCGAAGAAGCGGCAGGCCACGCCACCAACATGGTGAAGACGCATGTCATCTGGGGTGGCCACGCCACCCTGCACGCAATCGGTGCCGTATTTGAAGGCAAGGGTTTTGCCGGTACCAAGACCTGGGCCCACACAGAGGGCGGCGCGATGCCCCTTCTCGTGCTGATCGACAGCAACGACGGATCGGTCCGCGCCATCATTGAAGCGTTCGCGCTCGGCCAGATGCGCACGGGCGGCATCAGCGGCGTCGCCACTGACCTCCTGGCACGACCCGATGCGCGCCGAATGGCGATGATCGGTGCCGGCAAACAAAGCCTCGCCCAGATTGCGGCGGTCGCCGCAGTCCGTCCTCTCGATCGCGTCGCTGTGTGGAGTCCGACACCGGCCAAGCGTGAGGCGCTTGCCGCCAAGACCGAGGACGCGCTCGGTATCGAGACAATCGCCGCCTCGACGCTCGGCGAAGCGCTCGACGGTGCCGACATCATTACCGCAGCAACTCGGGCAACTGCACCGTTCCTGACGTCGGAGATGCTGGCTCGCGGTGTCCATCTCAATGCCGTCGGCGCGATCACTCCAGAGCGCGCCGAGTTCGATCCGGCACTCTTGTCGCGCGCGACCGTCACAGCGGCCGACAGCGTACCCCAGGTCCGCAAGCTCTCGCGAGAATTCATCGAAGCCTACGGCAGCGATGAAGCGAAATGGCAGGGCATTCGCTCGCTTGGATCGCTGGTTGGAGATGCGGCCAGCCGTCCAGCCGACGCCGACCTCACAGTTTTCAAGGCAATGGGAATGGGAATTTCCGACCTGTCCCTTGGCCTTGCGATTTTCGAGCGGGCCGTCGCGCGGGGGCTCGGACGCCCCATCCCTCGCCCGACCCGCGCCGCACCGCGCCTGAAGCGGTAA
- a CDS encoding FecR family protein: MSFEEEVDDWFARMRGPEAERFREAFADWYAEPQNAAAYERRVRSWDTIKFITNTPTGRRRRLAIAKPALLRTPGKLVGALAVCGLLIGTVAFVGGHRWSAGRQLYSRMEVASLEEQPRKLVLPDSSAITLDRGARIQISFDASQRRLRLLAGRARFAVAHEVDRPFVVEAGEGSVTAHGTLFDVELLPARMNVSLIQGAVEVQSRTQVSAVRGLDLMAGQRVTIAGGVLGVPTSTPPIDRAWPNDMLVLDGADLADAVAAFNRTTPVPVLLEFEAARPMRVTGAFRRSDPEGFARQLAATFDLAVRVRLDGSFALVDGEAEKK; the protein is encoded by the coding sequence ATGAGCTTCGAGGAAGAGGTTGATGACTGGTTCGCGCGGATGCGCGGTCCGGAGGCCGAACGATTTCGAGAGGCTTTCGCTGATTGGTATGCGGAACCGCAGAATGCTGCAGCTTACGAGCGCAGGGTTCGGTCATGGGATACAATCAAGTTCATCACCAACACACCGACCGGAAGGCGCCGACGTCTCGCCATCGCCAAGCCGGCGTTGCTGAGAACACCCGGAAAGTTAGTTGGCGCGCTGGCAGTTTGCGGGCTCCTTATTGGAACGGTCGCATTTGTAGGAGGACATCGCTGGTCTGCTGGGCGCCAGCTCTACTCTCGCATGGAAGTGGCGTCGCTTGAGGAGCAGCCTCGAAAACTTGTGCTTCCTGACAGCTCGGCCATCACTCTGGACCGCGGGGCGCGGATCCAGATATCCTTCGATGCAAGCCAGCGGCGCCTTCGTCTCCTGGCCGGCAGAGCGCGATTTGCGGTTGCGCACGAGGTGGACCGTCCATTCGTGGTCGAGGCAGGTGAAGGAAGCGTGACAGCTCATGGCACCTTGTTCGATGTCGAGCTCTTGCCGGCGCGAATGAATGTGTCGCTCATCCAGGGAGCAGTCGAGGTGCAAAGTCGAACGCAGGTATCTGCGGTGAGGGGGCTCGACCTGATGGCAGGCCAAAGGGTCACTATCGCCGGTGGAGTGCTGGGTGTGCCGACCAGCACACCGCCAATTGATCGCGCCTGGCCGAATGACATGCTCGTTCTGGACGGCGCGGATCTTGCCGACGCGGTCGCGGCATTCAATAGAACGACGCCGGTTCCTGTCCTCCTCGAATTCGAAGCTGCCCGCCCCATGAGGGTGACGGGAGCGTTCCGCCGATCCGATCCCGAAGGCTTCGCGAGACAGCTCGCCGCAACATTCGACCTTGCAGTCCGAGTGCGTCTCGATGGCAGTTTTGCGTTGGTCGATGGGGAGGCCGAAAAAAAATGA